In a single window of the Alphaproteobacteria bacterium genome:
- a CDS encoding HAMP domain-containing protein — translation MKRFLPKTLFARTILIVITPIIFVMVGTAYLFLDRHLDSVTRQLANSISSEAVMSASVLETATEEDIPRIIQDLQRIFFLQVMFHPSHKLVGKKTIFQHAWVDKTLGEALNNQMHLPYNLATDGQNIYIGVQLPKGVMALTFNHKRLLSRTTPLVLLWVFGSSLILFILSLIFLRNQVRPIRRLALAVEKFGKGQEVPYFKPSGALEVRRTAKAFSVMRNRINRQLQQRTDMLAGISHDLRTPLTRMKLELEMLPESLQIHSLKKDLNEMEYMLEGYLAFVRGEGVEAAAEVDLRKLLMEVVKDAERKKATIHFTSDALGTIIGRPHALKRCVTNFVSNANRYAKSVYMTVRRSQDRVEILVDDDGPGIPPEKRKEVFKPFHRLEESRNVETGGVGLGMSIALDIVHAHGGKVSLDESPQGGLRVHITLPL, via the coding sequence GTGAAACGCTTTCTTCCTAAAACCCTTTTTGCGCGGACAATTTTGATTGTTATTACGCCAATCATTTTTGTTATGGTGGGAACCGCATATCTGTTCCTAGATCGGCATTTGGATTCGGTTACGCGTCAACTTGCTAACTCGATTTCCAGTGAGGCGGTTATGTCTGCTAGTGTCTTGGAAACCGCTACTGAAGAGGATATTCCCAGGATTATACAAGACCTACAGCGCATATTTTTCCTTCAGGTAATGTTTCATCCCAGCCACAAACTTGTTGGGAAAAAGACCATTTTTCAGCACGCGTGGGTGGATAAAACTTTAGGAGAAGCTTTGAATAATCAAATGCATCTTCCCTATAATTTGGCTACAGATGGTCAGAATATCTATATTGGCGTACAATTGCCAAAGGGGGTTATGGCTCTTACTTTCAATCATAAGCGGTTATTAAGCCGAACAACGCCTCTTGTGCTTTTGTGGGTTTTTGGTTCATCACTCATTCTATTTATTCTTTCGCTTATCTTTCTTCGGAATCAGGTGCGACCTATTCGTCGTTTGGCTCTTGCTGTTGAGAAGTTCGGAAAGGGACAGGAAGTTCCATACTTTAAGCCTTCCGGAGCCTTAGAAGTGAGACGCACCGCAAAGGCTTTTTCTGTTATGCGGAATCGTATTAATCGTCAGCTCCAGCAAAGGACAGATATGTTGGCGGGAATATCCCACGATCTGAGAACGCCTTTGACACGTATGAAGTTGGAGCTTGAAATGTTGCCAGAATCTCTCCAAATTCATTCTCTAAAAAAAGACCTCAATGAAATGGAATATATGCTTGAGGGCTATTTAGCCTTTGTACGGGGCGAAGGAGTAGAGGCGGCGGCAGAAGTGGATCTTAGAAAGCTTCTCATGGAAGTGGTTAAAGATGCTGAACGTAAAAAAGCTACCATTCACTTCACCTCTGACGCATTAGGCACCATTATTGGTAGGCCCCATGCTCTAAAGCGTTGTGTAACCAATTTTGTCTCCAATGCCAATCGCTATGCCAAGAGTGTTTACATGACTGTTAGACGATCGCAGGACAGAGTTGAGATTTTGGTGGATGATGATGGTCCAGGGATTCCTCCAGAAAAGCGTAAGGAAGTTTTTAAACCCTTCCATCGATTGGAAGAATCTAGAAATGTTGAAACGGGAGGTGTTGGATTGGGCATGAGCATTGCCCTGGACATCGTACATGCCCATGGTGGAAAAGTTTCCTTGGATGAGTCTCCGCAAGGAGGACTTCGCGTTCATATCACTTTACCATTGTGA
- a CDS encoding DUF4139 domain-containing protein yields the protein MKKTIFAAFVSLLIFTGGTNAFAVHKKLTNEDQKHLAITIYNNNIALVKDRRSVHLKKGINRLSFSDISAKIIPNSALIRRESPKPSFKVIEQAFRYEQLTPKSLLEASVGQEVFIDLGHEPIQSGRLVSVHGGILVSIKGKMREVKEHQLLFPQVPHELATNPELTLKLECSETAAASMELSYLTTGLSWEASYIGEISADGSTIDLGSWVTLTNTTSSDYSDANLQLVAADVTWGASFHGKGQEKGIPHAFEAIRLLGFPMYGLSHRVSLRGHEVKQVSLLSLQQVKLTREFLVQGTKEYLFKDMTGRALPAQVETWLSFSNTEEIGAPLPKGIIRLYKRDPKGHVQFVGEDFIDHTLPKGKITLRLGAAQDVDVSLTQSDFKMLGQNVCESGYHYTFTNSQDRPIQIKLKEEIPYDFRMLRESIPNESKIKNQLVWIISLEPKETKHIRFRLRVSKQG from the coding sequence ATGAAAAAAACTATCTTTGCTGCTTTTGTGTCTCTCTTGATTTTTACTGGGGGAACAAATGCTTTTGCGGTCCATAAAAAGCTCACGAACGAGGATCAAAAGCATCTAGCTATTACTATTTACAATAACAATATCGCTCTTGTTAAGGATAGGAGGTCCGTGCATCTGAAAAAGGGGATCAACAGACTTTCTTTTTCAGATATTAGCGCCAAGATCATTCCTAATTCAGCGCTTATTCGGCGGGAGAGTCCTAAACCGAGTTTTAAAGTTATTGAACAGGCTTTTCGCTATGAACAATTGACGCCAAAGTCCCTTTTAGAGGCGTCCGTTGGACAGGAAGTGTTTATTGATCTTGGACATGAACCCATTCAGTCGGGGAGATTGGTGAGTGTTCATGGGGGGATTTTAGTTTCTATCAAGGGAAAAATGAGGGAAGTGAAAGAGCATCAGCTGCTGTTTCCACAAGTTCCTCATGAACTTGCTACCAATCCAGAATTGACATTGAAGTTGGAATGTTCGGAAACTGCCGCTGCGTCGATGGAACTTAGCTACTTAACCACCGGGCTTAGCTGGGAAGCTAGTTACATTGGAGAGATTAGTGCTGATGGCTCCACGATTGATTTGGGGAGTTGGGTGACTTTAACAAATACAACCAGCTCTGATTATTCGGATGCGAATCTGCAACTCGTTGCTGCTGATGTGACTTGGGGTGCTTCTTTTCACGGGAAGGGACAGGAAAAAGGAATTCCTCACGCCTTTGAGGCCATTCGGCTCTTGGGTTTTCCGATGTATGGTTTGTCCCATCGTGTGAGTTTGCGTGGTCACGAGGTGAAGCAGGTGTCCCTTTTAAGCTTGCAACAGGTAAAGCTAACTCGGGAATTTTTAGTTCAGGGGACTAAAGAATATCTCTTTAAAGATATGACAGGAAGGGCTCTACCAGCACAAGTAGAGACGTGGTTGTCTTTTAGCAATACGGAGGAAATTGGAGCACCACTGCCTAAGGGAATCATAAGGTTATACAAACGTGATCCTAAGGGCCATGTTCAGTTTGTTGGGGAAGACTTTATCGACCATACCTTGCCCAAAGGGAAAATAACACTGCGCTTAGGGGCAGCCCAAGATGTGGATGTTAGCCTTACTCAGTCCGATTTCAAAATGCTTGGTCAGAATGTGTGTGAGAGTGGATATCATTATACCTTTACCAATAGCCAAGATCGTCCCATTCAGATAAAGCTTAAAGAAGAGATTCCCTATGATTTCAGGATGTTAAGAGAAAGCATTCCTAATGAATCTAAGATTAAAAACCA